Part of the Verrucomicrobiota bacterium genome is shown below.
ATCCTCACCGCACGCGGCGGGGTTTCTTCGCACGCCGCGCTGGTTGCGCGTCAGATGGGTAAGGTGTGCGTCTGCGGCGCATCGGCGCTCAAGATCGATTACGCCGCACAAACGGTGACGGCCGGCGATGTGACCCTCAAGCAGGGTGATTACATCTCGATCGACGGTACCGCAGGCGAGGTTTATGCCGGCCAGGTTGAAACCGCGGCGTCCGAAGTTGTCCAGGTGCTGGTCGAGAAAAAGCTCGATCCGAAAAAGAGCCAGGTTTACCAGGAATTTGCCTCGCTCCTGGGCTGGGCCGATAAAGCCAGCCGTCTGGACGTTCGTACCAACGCCGACACGCCGGAGCAAGTCGCTACCGCCCTCGCCTTCGGGGCCAAAGGCATCGGCCTTTGCCGCACGGAACACATGTTCTTCGAAGGTGATCGCATTGATGCGATGCGGGAGATGATCCTGGCCGAGTCGCTCGAGGAACGAAAGCAGGCCCTGGCGAAACTGCTGCCGTTCCAACGCCAGGATTTCGTTGGTATCTTTACTGAATTGAAGGGCTTGCCCGCGACGATCCGTCTGCTGGATCCTCCCTTGCACGAGTTCCTGCCCCACGCCGAGGCCCAGCAAAGAGAATTGGCGGACAAGCTCGGGGTGCCCGTTGAAAAAATCACCCGGCGCGTGCAGCAGTTACACGAATTCAACCCCATGCTGGGCTTCCGGGGATGCCGTTTGGGGGTCGTCTATCCCGAAATCACGGAAATGCAGGCGAGGGCGATCTTTGAGGCGGCCGCAGAGGCGCAAAAGAAGGGCACAAAAGTGCGCGTCGAAATCATGGTCCCGTTGATCGGTTTTTCGAAGGAACTCAAGCTGCAGATCGAGCTGATCCATCGGGTGGCGGCTGAGGTCGGCAAGGCAGCCAAAGCCAGGTTTAATTACCTGGTCGGTACCATGATCGAGATCCCGCGCGCGGCGGTCGTGGCTGATGAAATCGCCCGGGATGCGCAGTTCTTCAGTTTCGGCACCAATGACCTCACCCAGACGACCCTCGGCATGAGCCGGGACGATTCCGGAAGCTTCCTGCCGCACTACCAGGAGGTCGAGGTCGTGAGGAACAACCCGTTTGCCACGATCGATCAGGCCGGCGTAGGCAGGCTGATGGAAATGGCTCGCGACCAGGCCCACAAGACGAGGCCCGACATCAAGCTCGGCATCTGCGGCGAACACGGCGGCGATCCCGAAAGCGTGAAGTTCTGTCACCGGATCGGGCTGGATTACGTCAGCTGCAGCCCCTTCCGGGTGCCGGTGGCGCGGCTGGCCGCAGCACAAGCGGCCCTGGCTTAGCAAGGAACCATCACTGCCGGTAACCGGTTAAGATGCGAAAAGCCCGGCCGCACGGCCGGGCTTTTCATTTTCAACCCCTTCCAGAGCCGAGGTACCGGAGCCGATCCAGCCGGCACCTCTCCTTCAAGCGCAACACCTGGAGTTACCCTTCTCCAAACACTCCCGAAGGCCAAATTCTACCCGAAACTCGACACTCGACACTCGGCACCCGCTCCTACCGGTCGAGCCGTTCGCGTTCGCGGCCCCGTTCAGCTTCCGATTCCGCCCCGGTCAGCCCGCTTGATCCGGCTCCGGCTGTCCCTGCGCCCGTGCCGGTGCCGGCAGCGCCGGTGGGTTCGAGCAGGCCGGCCTGACCCGTATCCTCCAAACCTCTCCCGGTGCGGGTTTGGTCGGCGGAGGGTTCACGTTCCACCTCGCTCAACACTTCGTCGCGCTCACCGCGCCAGAATTTCCGGAGCCGGACCCGGCCGACCCCAAGGTCGCGCGTCCCTGCCCCTGACGGTCCCGCTTCGGGGGCAATATCCATTCCCGGGGCGATGGCCGGCCCTCCAGACGGCCGCTCCGTTTCCGCGATGCTCCCTGTTCCCGCACCTGGTTGCCCGATCAAATCGCCGCGTTCATCGGAAATGTCCCGGTCACCCGGCATTGCCGAGCTGCGCACGCCCGGAACCGTGGGTTCCCCGATCGGTTCCCGTGCACCAGCCGGCCCGCGTCCCACCACCGGGTTTTCAACCGAGTCCTCACGTTCGGCCCGCAAACCCGTTCCCGTCGTCCCGGCCAGGGTTCCCGCGTCCCCACCGGCTTCTCCGGCCGTGGGAAACGTCTCGCCGGTGGTCGCTTCCGCTTCTTCCCTGGTGATCCCGTAATAATCGTATACTTCGTCCTCCTGTGCAGCGGAGAGCTCTTCGTGCGCCGGGAAACTGGGCGCATCCTTCACAAAATCCGCCTGGTACGGCACGCGGACATGATCTTCCTGCAGTTCGGCGCTGTGAGCCGGCACGATGTGAGTCTTGCCGAAAATCCACCCGGTTTTCACTCCCAGAAACTCAACTTTTCCCGTGTCCTCGCCGGTCCACAATGCATCCAGGGTGCCGATGTCGTCACCGCGTTCATCAATGACCTTGCGCCCGAAGATGGAAGGGAAGGTCTGGTCTGTCAGATCGTCAAACGTGCTCATATGAAGAAACTTGGTCGTTCCGTACTGCTTCACCTTCGGTCGCTGCCGCCGGCGAAGCAGTGTTAACCAAGGTTCGCCCCCCTCAAAGGGTACGGTTCTATCCCGCTTGCGATCCCGGGCCGGCGGGCTTGAAGCGGATTCGCACCTGCCGGCTCACAAGCCAGCGTACCCCGAACATATCGACTGTGGCACGCACGGCGCGAGCACCGAAGGTGTATTTGCTCACGCCATGCCGGCGGGGCCGATGGTTGACCGGGATCTCGACAACCTTATAACCCAGGCCCTTGATCAAGGCCGGAATAAACCGGTGCATGCCGTAAAACAGGACCAGGGCTTCCCGGCACTCCGCGCGCATCGCTTTCAGGGTGCACCCGGTATCACGGACGCCGTCACCGGTAAACCGGCTGCGAACGCCGTTGGCAATCCGGCTTTGCACCCGCTTGAACCACGTGTCCTTCCGTTTGGCACGGTAACCGCACACCAGATCTGCTCCGGCATCAATTTGCGCCAGCAGGCGCGGGATATCCGCCGGATCATTCTGCAGGTCGCTGTCGATCAGGACCAGGATGCGCCCGTGCGCCGCCATGAGCCCGGCGTACATCGCGGCGCTTTGCCCGCTGTTTCGTTCAAACGCCAGCACGCGCACGTTGGGTTCGCGGTTGATGCGTTCCCGGCTCCGGTCAGTCGAGCCGTCATCCACGAAGATCAACTCGTGCGCGTAAGGGGCAAGCGTTCGGCCGAGCTCTTCCTGGAGCTGCGGGAGGCTATCCGCCTCGTTGTAGACCGGAATTATCACGGACAGCTCAACCATCACAACGGCAACGTTTGGTACTGGTAGCACGCGAAGATCCGCAACTGACGTAACGGCAGGTTACGGCGTTCCAGGGCGAACACCGCCACCAGTTCCCAG
Proteins encoded:
- a CDS encoding PRC-barrel domain-containing protein, with translation MSTFDDLTDQTFPSIFGRKVIDERGDDIGTLDALWTGEDTGKVEFLGVKTGWIFGKTHIVPAHSAELQEDHVRVPYQADFVKDAPSFPAHEELSAAQEDEVYDYYGITREEAEATTGETFPTAGEAGGDAGTLAGTTGTGLRAEREDSVENPVVGRGPAGAREPIGEPTVPGVRSSAMPGDRDISDERGDLIGQPGAGTGSIAETERPSGGPAIAPGMDIAPEAGPSGAGTRDLGVGRVRLRKFWRGERDEVLSEVEREPSADQTRTGRGLEDTGQAGLLEPTGAAGTGTGAGTAGAGSSGLTGAESEAERGRERERLDR
- a CDS encoding glycosyltransferase family 2 protein gives rise to the protein MVELSVIIPVYNEADSLPQLQEELGRTLAPYAHELIFVDDGSTDRSRERINREPNVRVLAFERNSGQSAAMYAGLMAAHGRILVLIDSDLQNDPADIPRLLAQIDAGADLVCGYRAKRKDTWFKRVQSRIANGVRSRFTGDGVRDTGCTLKAMRAECREALVLFYGMHRFIPALIKGLGYKVVEIPVNHRPRRHGVSKYTFGARAVRATVDMFGVRWLVSRQVRIRFKPAGPGSQAG